A genomic window from Microbacterium sp. H1-D42 includes:
- a CDS encoding VOC family protein, whose amino-acid sequence MDQRVSFITLAVADVERSRAFYVDGLGWHPIFESDDVLMFAVADRVILSLWSVQGFTAEIGEAPASGLAPITLSHNLATEAEVDAVLAEAAALGARVSAATHREWGGYSGYFTDPDGFRWEIAINPGETGAFVLPTS is encoded by the coding sequence ATGGATCAGCGCGTCAGTTTCATCACCCTTGCCGTAGCGGACGTCGAGCGCAGTCGCGCGTTCTACGTGGACGGGCTCGGCTGGCATCCGATCTTCGAATCCGACGACGTGCTGATGTTCGCCGTCGCCGACCGCGTCATCCTGTCACTGTGGAGCGTGCAGGGCTTCACCGCCGAGATCGGCGAAGCCCCGGCATCCGGCCTCGCCCCGATCACGCTCTCGCACAACCTCGCCACAGAGGCGGAGGTGGATGCTGTGCTCGCCGAGGCCGCGGCGCTCGGCGCCCGCGTCTCGGCCGCCACCCACCGGGAGTGGGGCGGCTATTCGGGGTACTTCACCGACCCGGACGGCTTCCGCTGGGAGATCGCGATCAACCCCGGCGAGACCGGGGCGTTCGTGCTGCCTACTTCGTGA
- a CDS encoding oligopeptide:H+ symporter has protein sequence MSTPSLTRGSGDNDTRFFGQPWALAHVFGVEMWERFSFYGMQGILLIYMYYSVTEGGLGIDRGIATGIVGAYGGTVYLSTILGGWLADRLLGSERVLFYSAWVIMAGHIALAVLPNVWGLGVGLILVAVGSGGLKANATAVVGTLYSADDVRRDAGFSLFYLGINLGAFLGPLITGVLQNNVGFHWGFGAAAVGMGLGLIQYSFGRKQLPESSRVVTNPLPADRYARMIWIAVGALALLVVLVLVGVIRADNLAAVVILVTLVAAIAYFFVIISSKHIDADARSRVVAFIPLFIVNVGFWSLYQQQFTVLTIYSDERLNRSIFGWEMPVSWVNSIGPIFVIILSGVFALVWTKLGNRAPAAPVKFSLGAIIMGVAFLLFLPWANGAANATPLIAIVFILLVFTVAELFISPPGLSVTTKLAPARFHTQMVSLYFLSVALGTAIAGWLAQFYDPTDEVPYFLILGAIAIAMGIALLLGSRPVLALMKGVR, from the coding sequence ATGAGCACACCATCGCTGACGCGGGGATCCGGCGACAATGACACTCGCTTCTTCGGGCAGCCATGGGCGCTCGCGCACGTCTTCGGCGTCGAGATGTGGGAGCGGTTCAGCTTCTACGGCATGCAGGGCATCCTGCTCATCTACATGTACTACTCGGTCACAGAGGGCGGCCTCGGCATCGACCGCGGCATCGCGACGGGCATCGTCGGCGCCTACGGCGGCACGGTGTACCTGTCGACGATTCTCGGCGGCTGGCTCGCCGACCGCCTGCTCGGCTCGGAGCGCGTGCTGTTCTACAGCGCCTGGGTCATCATGGCCGGTCACATCGCACTGGCCGTGCTGCCGAACGTCTGGGGGCTCGGGGTCGGCCTGATCCTCGTCGCCGTCGGCTCCGGAGGCTTGAAGGCCAATGCCACAGCGGTCGTCGGCACGCTCTACTCTGCAGATGATGTGCGCCGAGACGCCGGCTTCTCGCTGTTCTACCTCGGCATCAACCTCGGTGCGTTCCTCGGCCCGCTGATCACCGGTGTGCTGCAGAACAACGTCGGCTTCCACTGGGGCTTCGGCGCAGCGGCGGTGGGCATGGGGCTGGGCCTGATCCAGTACTCGTTCGGCCGCAAGCAGCTGCCGGAATCGTCCCGTGTCGTGACGAACCCGCTCCCCGCGGATCGCTACGCGCGCATGATCTGGATCGCCGTCGGCGCGCTCGCCCTGCTCGTCGTGCTGGTGCTGGTCGGCGTGATCCGCGCCGACAACCTCGCCGCGGTCGTGATCCTGGTGACCCTTGTGGCGGCGATCGCGTACTTCTTCGTCATCATCTCGTCGAAGCACATCGACGCGGATGCCCGATCGCGGGTCGTGGCATTCATCCCGCTGTTCATCGTGAACGTCGGATTCTGGTCGCTGTACCAGCAGCAGTTCACGGTGCTGACCATCTATTCCGACGAGCGCCTGAACCGCTCGATCTTCGGCTGGGAGATGCCCGTCTCTTGGGTGAACTCGATCGGGCCGATCTTCGTGATCATCCTGTCCGGAGTGTTCGCTCTCGTCTGGACGAAGCTCGGCAACCGGGCGCCCGCTGCGCCGGTGAAGTTCTCACTCGGCGCGATCATCATGGGTGTCGCGTTCCTGCTGTTCCTGCCGTGGGCGAACGGCGCGGCCAACGCGACACCGCTGATCGCGATCGTGTTCATCCTGCTCGTGTTCACCGTGGCTGAGCTGTTCATCTCGCCTCCAGGGCTCTCGGTGACCACCAAGCTCGCCCCCGCGCGGTTCCACACGCAGATGGTGTCGCTGTACTTCCTGTCGGTGGCGCTGGGCACCGCGATCGCCGGATGGCTCGCGCAGTTCTACGACCCGACCGACGAGGTGCCGTACTTCCTGATCCTCGGCGCCATCGCGATCGCGATGGGCATCGCGCTGCTGCTCGGTTCGCGCCCCGTGCTCGCGCTGATGAAGGGTGTGCGCTGA
- a CDS encoding glycine--tRNA ligase, with translation MAEQSRLDKVIALARHRGFVFQAGEIYGGSRSAWDYGPLGTELKENIRRQWWQTFVRGRGDMVGLDSSIILPKRVWEASGHVATFSDPLVECLQCHKRHREDHLIEAYEAKKGRKPENGMADIPCPDCGTRGRWTEPKSFSGLIKTYLGVVDDESGLHYMRPETAQGIFVNFSNVLTASRKKPPFGIGQVGKAFRNEITPGNFIFRTREFEQMEIEYFVPPAEAQEWFEHWVKACWDWFIDLGVDPENMRQFDVPEDERAHYSAGTIDFEYRFGFQGSEWGELMGVANRTDYDLSSHSEASGQSLTYFDQASGERYTPYVIEPSFGLTRSMMAFLVDAYEEEEVPNAKGGTDTRTVLKLDPRLAPVKVAVLPLSRNERLSPLAREVADTLRGRWNIDFDDAGAIGRRYRRQDEVGTPFCVTVDFDSLDDRAVTVRDRDTMSQERVPLDALETYLAERLRGA, from the coding sequence GTGGCCGAACAGTCCCGTCTTGACAAGGTCATCGCCCTCGCCCGCCACCGCGGGTTCGTGTTCCAAGCGGGTGAGATCTACGGCGGTTCCCGATCGGCATGGGACTACGGCCCCCTCGGCACCGAGCTGAAGGAGAACATCCGCAGGCAGTGGTGGCAGACCTTCGTGCGCGGACGCGGCGACATGGTTGGGCTCGACTCGAGCATCATCCTGCCCAAGCGCGTCTGGGAGGCCTCCGGCCACGTCGCCACGTTCTCGGACCCGCTGGTCGAGTGCCTGCAGTGCCACAAGCGCCACCGCGAGGACCACCTCATCGAGGCATACGAGGCGAAGAAGGGCCGCAAGCCCGAGAACGGCATGGCCGACATCCCCTGCCCCGACTGCGGCACCCGCGGTCGCTGGACCGAGCCGAAGTCCTTCTCGGGTCTGATCAAGACGTACCTAGGCGTCGTCGATGACGAGTCGGGCCTGCACTACATGCGCCCCGAGACGGCCCAGGGCATCTTCGTGAACTTCTCGAACGTGCTCACCGCTTCGCGCAAGAAGCCGCCGTTCGGCATCGGCCAGGTCGGCAAGGCGTTCCGCAACGAGATCACGCCGGGCAACTTCATCTTCCGCACCCGCGAGTTCGAGCAGATGGAGATCGAGTACTTCGTGCCGCCGGCTGAGGCGCAGGAGTGGTTCGAGCACTGGGTCAAGGCATGCTGGGACTGGTTCATCGACCTGGGTGTCGACCCCGAGAACATGCGCCAGTTCGACGTGCCAGAGGATGAGCGCGCGCACTACTCGGCCGGCACGATCGACTTCGAGTACCGCTTCGGCTTCCAGGGCTCGGAGTGGGGCGAGCTGATGGGTGTCGCCAACCGCACCGACTACGACCTGTCGAGCCACAGCGAGGCCTCCGGCCAGAGTCTGACCTACTTCGACCAGGCGTCGGGAGAGCGTTACACCCCCTACGTGATCGAGCCGTCGTTCGGTCTGACCCGGTCGATGATGGCCTTCCTCGTCGACGCGTACGAAGAGGAAGAGGTGCCCAACGCCAAGGGCGGCACCGACACCCGCACCGTGCTGAAGCTCGACCCGCGCCTGGCGCCGGTCAAGGTCGCTGTGCTTCCGCTCTCGCGCAACGAGCGCCTCTCGCCGCTGGCGCGCGAGGTGGCCGACACGCTGCGCGGCCGCTGGAACATCGACTTCGATGACGCCGGGGCGATCGGTCGCCGCTACCGTCGTCAGGACGAGGTCGGCACCCCGTTCTGCGTCACCGTCGACTTCGACTCGCTCGACGACCGCGCCGTCACCGTGCGCGACCGCGACACCATGAGCCAGGAGCGCGTGCCGCTCGACGCCCTCGAGACCTACCTCGCGGAGCGCCTGCGCGGAGCCTGA